A genome region from Nocardia sp. NBC_00565 includes the following:
- a CDS encoding PadR family transcriptional regulator: protein MTASTQFKRSPLAMALLGILHLEPMHPYAIQRRIKEWGKDKVVNVAQRAALYKTIARLQEAGLVTVRETGRDQQYPERTVYEITEAGRAACANWLAEMLGEPRNEYPEFPAALSFLMLLGPDGARTELERRATSVRTELAQIDTDATQAAAMHLPRVVMLEDEYQRAVTEAELRWLDGVIADLAAGTLTWSRESLLPYQQP from the coding sequence ATGACGGCATCGACGCAGTTCAAGCGCTCTCCCCTGGCGATGGCGCTGCTCGGCATCCTGCATCTGGAACCGATGCACCCCTATGCGATCCAGCGGCGGATCAAGGAGTGGGGCAAGGACAAGGTCGTCAATGTCGCCCAGCGCGCCGCGCTCTACAAGACGATCGCCAGGCTCCAGGAGGCCGGACTGGTCACCGTCCGTGAGACCGGCCGAGATCAGCAATATCCGGAGCGGACCGTCTACGAGATCACCGAAGCGGGCCGCGCGGCCTGCGCGAACTGGCTGGCCGAGATGCTCGGCGAGCCGCGCAACGAATATCCGGAATTCCCTGCCGCGCTGTCATTCCTGATGCTGCTCGGCCCCGACGGCGCCCGCACCGAACTGGAGCGGCGCGCAACGTCGGTGCGCACCGAACTCGCCCAGATAGATACCGACGCGACGCAGGCCGCCGCGATGCACCTACCCCGGGTGGTGATGTTGGAGGACGAATACCAGCGTGCCGTCACCGAGGCCGAATTGCGTTGGCTCGACGGTGTTATCGCCGATCTGGCGGCGGGCACCCTCACCTGGTCCCGGGAATCGCTGCTGCCCTACCAACAGCCCTAG
- a CDS encoding protein-tyrosine phosphatase family protein, which produces MSAENHGEAAMVRIKGMQTPDPDAPWNEIIPELWMGGHHYGNADGVRVPAVVGTEFDMVISLFQAEGHGPDPSVEHHHLTIPDAPLHADQLTAARQLATIAAAAVRAHRTVMVRCQYGYNRSGLVVAQTLLDLGYSVEDAIPLIRQQRSPYALNNEFFVSYLTTGLDDASRMAARQGAHSSDSVCLDKAHPWCKESK; this is translated from the coding sequence GTGTCGGCCGAGAACCACGGGGAGGCAGCGATGGTGCGGATCAAGGGGATGCAGACACCCGATCCCGATGCGCCGTGGAACGAGATCATCCCCGAGCTGTGGATGGGCGGACATCATTACGGAAACGCCGATGGCGTGCGGGTTCCCGCAGTGGTCGGCACCGAATTCGACATGGTGATCAGCCTGTTCCAGGCCGAGGGGCACGGTCCGGACCCCAGCGTCGAACACCATCACCTCACGATTCCGGATGCGCCGCTACACGCCGATCAACTGACGGCGGCGCGGCAGCTGGCCACCATCGCCGCCGCCGCGGTCCGCGCGCACCGCACGGTCATGGTGCGCTGCCAATACGGTTACAACCGTTCGGGCTTGGTGGTCGCGCAGACCCTGCTGGATCTGGGCTACTCGGTCGAGGACGCCATACCCCTGATCCGCCAGCAGCGCTCACCTTATGCGCTGAACAACGAATTCTTCGTCAGCTACCTGACAACCGGCCTCGACGACGCGAGTCGAATGGCAGCTCGACAAGGCGCCCACAGCTCCGATTCGGTGTGCCTCGACAAAGCGCACCCGTGGTGTAAAGAATCGAAATGA
- a CDS encoding TetR/AcrR family transcriptional regulator: MPPEQRRAQLLDAAFAVLHRVELPELNMEAVAQQAGVGKPVLYTVFKTRAELVAALLERERERGLDQVVTALPTDLIGSDPVAAASATVEAFVGMALENPTRWRLILATPGGAPSEYREALRNSRSIILEHAEALVRMGLALEPRWAGADSALLANSLLTVAEMLGRLAVNDPGQYPRERLLGFPRTLVRLVMGVPPGD, encoded by the coding sequence TTGCCACCCGAACAGCGGCGCGCTCAGCTACTCGATGCCGCCTTCGCGGTGCTACATCGTGTGGAGTTGCCGGAGCTGAACATGGAAGCGGTAGCTCAGCAGGCCGGCGTCGGGAAACCCGTCCTATATACGGTTTTCAAGACCCGTGCCGAGTTGGTCGCCGCGCTCTTGGAACGCGAACGCGAACGCGGACTGGACCAGGTGGTCACGGCCCTACCGACCGATTTGATCGGATCCGATCCCGTCGCCGCGGCCTCGGCGACGGTGGAAGCTTTCGTCGGTATGGCCCTGGAGAATCCGACGCGCTGGCGGTTGATTCTCGCCACTCCGGGCGGAGCTCCCAGCGAATATCGTGAGGCACTGAGAAATTCGCGCTCCATTATTCTCGAACACGCCGAGGCGCTGGTGCGCATGGGTCTGGCGCTCGAACCCCGCTGGGCCGGTGCGGATTCCGCACTGCTCGCTAATTCGCTGCTGACCGTCGCCGAGATGCTCGGCAGACTAGCGGTCAACGATCCGGGCCAGTATCCAAGGGAACGCCTACTCGGCTTCCCGCGCACCCTCGTTCGGCTGGTGATGGGGGTGCCACCCGGCGATTAG